In the genome of Synchiropus splendidus isolate RoL2022-P1 chromosome 2, RoL_Sspl_1.0, whole genome shotgun sequence, the window AGCGGTGGATTGCAGCGACTGAGCAGACGGTTTAAGTAGATTGGACCTGGCCGGGGCAGGTGGGACCTGGGGTGCCCCCCTCAGGCCATTACACTTTCCACTGGACTCTCTGTTGTCAACAAAGCAGAGACAATCAATCAATGGATCATACATTGATCAGTCTTAATTTGTGCCTTCATCATTCTCGTCCCACTTCAGATGTAATCATCCATTGTCATGCAAATTGACTTGACTTTCAGTGGCCCCGAAGACTGCTTCCTTGCTGTTCCAGAGAAACATGGAAGAGTATTTATCTGGTGCCCACCATCTGCATTTGAAGAGTTCGATGGGCCAAAacccttttttcattttgtatgcAATAATAACATGGTATTTTGCAAATGAAGAATATATTTTGATTTTGCTTTCTGGTGGACAATCCTCGACCAACACAGCTCAAGCCATCCCATCATCACTTTCCTCATTAATATCCCCATTTTTGAGGTTCCATCACAAGCAAATACAAATTCAGCAGACACGTATTAAGTGAGGCCAACTTACATGTTTGTTGCCGTGCTGTCGTGATTCAATTTAATTTGGTATTCATGTCTTGGTTGGTGAGGCCGCAACTTCCTTTGCTGAAAAAGTTAAATGGGACCTGGAGGACAAGGGAAGACTCACATTTACTGGTGAAACAGAGGTAAACTTTAAAAACTACAGATGACGAACGATCAAAGTAATATCACCTCAGTCGGTAAAAGCATTGAGAAATCACTGCATGGGGTTGTGGAGACCAAACGTGTTGAAAATCGGTTATCAGAAGTCACTTCACAAGAGTCAATTCATAATCTTTAAATGCGCCGGCGCATCTACACATGTAATTGTTGATAGCGATGTGACAATATCAGCTACATATCCAACTGCATATGAAGTAGCTCAACGCAACCAAGATGAGTGAGCATGTAGAAATGTTTAGATCATTCATGCCTGCCATTCCAAGTTCGGATGACAAATGTTGCACAATATTCAGTTGAGGTTAATATTGGAAGCCGTCCAGAAACACCTTAAAAATGCAAGCAATCATGACTGCAGCTAAAAGAACGCAGAATTCTGGCAGAACTTCATGCACAGTCAACAGAACAGGAAAGGGGAGTCCAGAGTGAAACCCAGATTTTTGACTTGACATGAATAAGTTGCAGAACACCATTAAAGTACAAATGAAagagcactttgtgaacagtgttCCGAGAGATACTATGTAAATTTGAAAAGATAAATAAGTCACCAGTTATTTGAAAGTCAATTGGGTTTTATAATACTTATTATTCTATAATACTTAAACTACGAAAATAATTGAATGATTTCCAAAAATCACCAACATATACGATCAAATCAGTGACCTCTGGTGACCCCACATACAGTAATCCCAAAATGATTTTGGGAGCAGACAGTTGACAAAATGCATTATCAGACAATCAATTAATCAATCCCAAATGTGATTGGGTGAGAGGTGTCAGACGACCTTTACATTTAAGGACGAGCCGCATGCCTTGTTGTTGAGCTGTCGAGGAGGGAGGAGTAAAGGAGCATGGCTTTTTCaagccctatttgcttcttaaTTCTTAATAATGACACTAATCATTCAGTCTTCAATAATGCTACTGGTAACTCAAGTAAAATGTGATGTGAAGtttgtgagaaaaaaataaatggattatTTTGTGTCGTCGCCAATAGCATATGAATTGCTgcacagaagaagagagaggtgAGGAACTGACTGGAGGAAATAAAAAGTGTGGTCTGAATTTACTAAAAGGTAACACTGATATCGTTCAACACTCTACACCCCGAGTGTGACATCATGTTCAAAGGCGAAGGGAGAGAATGAGACTGCGCCAACCTCTTAGTAAAAACATGCCTGTCAAGAGGCAACCACAGTaggtccacctcctccaccgagCCTGTGCATCCTTCCTACTCACTCCTATCAGCGAagtgtccttttttttaaatcagattcCTTCCCTCCTTTTGCCAGGCACATCCATTTCTGACATTCTTCGTCCAACacgttccctgtctctcctctcgaTGTGTTGAAACTACCCTCCCTATCTTTGTCTCTAAACTTTTCTTCATGAGCTGTTCTGCAGATACACTTGTTTCTCAACATGTTCaaagtcactcccaatgaaatcTTCATCAACTCTCTTGAATCTGTTTCTTGCCTTTTCAGAGATACAGTCTCAAACCTAACACCACGTGAGGTCTCAGAGCTTCCCTTTCCCTCTAACCGCTACGCTCCTGTCACTGGTCTGGTGTTGAAAAGACCTGTAAGTGCTAGGTTATGAACATTAGCACGCGTGTTTGTTGACTCAGAGCATGCAACTCCACTAGTCTTGTGTAAGCAGCGTTAAACCCATCATTAACATGTTGTGCAGATAAAGGTACGCGGTAGTGGAGTCTGACCCACATCACCTTCACCAAAGTTCACTAAAGCATGTCGCACAGGTGAGGTATCTGTGATCTCTCCAAATATAACCTTGTTGAGAATGTGTTCACCGCACATATGTAGAAAGATAAACTCATACAGTCTCATCAAATAATTATCTGCACATTAAGAACTGCGGGCTTGTAGGAAGTTTTTATTGTACTTTGAGGGTGTTTGAAATTGACACGGAACAATGGATTACAACGCGCTGAACATTTCGATTTTACACGTTCGTTTACAACAACAAATGCGTCGAATCGGCCGGCTAGCCATGCTAAACAGGTTGGTAACGACGCTCGAAGAGTTACAGATACGCATTAAACAGCGCGTCTTATCAGCCATTTTGCCGCTGCTAATATTGCGCAGCAGCAACCAACAGTTACGGCACATTTGGAAAAGGAAAGGGAAACATACTCGTGTGATCTCATTGAAATCACGCTTTGTTTTCACAAGACGACAGCCGAGCGTCAAGCCTTCTTACTGCAAACCTTCACTGGTATCGTCATGGCGACGTCGAATCAGTGGCATGTCTGAGCGTAAACGGCTTTCCAGAATACGACTAACACAAGTCGATATTCTTGAAAGGGGTCTACGTCCAACTTGGGACAAGCGTCTGCGCCATAGCGCGTAAGCTACGCAACACATCAGACGTAAGTTATGTCACGAATACGGCCTACGGGGCTACAAACAAACAGCCTGAATGCTAACCCGTTAGCATGAGCTTGACCTGCAGCTAACACAGTTACTGACAGCACGGAGGGCTCGGCTCTGCTGAAAAGAATTCCGTGTGGCCGTACAATTTGGAAAGACACGACAGAGAGTCGACACAGTCCAGGCAAGCAGCCCTGGATTCGGGGTCATTGGCGCGTATATCTCGTATGGACGAGCCGGTGAAAGGCCTACGAAGGCAACTCATGCTCCGCTTGCTCAGACGTACGCGAATAACGCGCCAAACGAGCGACTGAATGACCGCTGAGACGCTTTAACGCGTGCCACACAACGTAAGCATTGTTGATAAGTACACAGTGTATGTTTGCATCACGTAGAACGCGGTTTCTTGCCTTCTTCAGTCGGCTGTCAGCGCTCGTAGACCTTCCTCGCCCCAAATCCAGAACAAACAGTCCCAGCCGACGTCGGTGACGTCAGACGCAGGAGGCAGTACGGACGCTCTCCCAGCGACAGTCGACCAACCTCCTGAGCGCCGCGCGCCACTCCTCGCGACACCGCGCACTCCTCGACACGTCGAGTGTCATCTGTTCCTGTTTGGCATCGACAAATGTTTCCGAGCCTCTGTGATGGCGGCGAGAGACCACCTCAACTCATACGAGTTCAACGTTagggtcagaatcagaataggaTGTATTGCCATGTTAGATCAAATATACCAGTGAATAATACAATCGACACAATGATGtcttaatgaaataaatacaaatacagaCAGAATCACTGAATTGCGTTATTTACATTGTAAACATATGATGTGAACCGCTGGTAATGTTTTGTTCAGTATTGATTTTACTCACACTTTTGTCGACTAAATAAGCTATTCATCCCCATTACagttaatatattttttttcttatgctTTTACAATGAACATCTCTCACtgaaataatttgaataaaaaaaaagacaaaaaaaaaacttgttcatTGGTGAGCTGGATGAAAGGGGCAGTTCAGGGGCGACTCTGTATGTCTGTGGCCCTCGTGAGATCATCATCAAAGCATGTAAAAATGTTCCATAATTCCAAGATACAGTTTTGATATTATGACAACACctatctcaaagactgagcgccacacgAGGCCCTTTCATCCTGTGGCAATAAGACTGTATAATTCATCCCTATAAAATTTACCTTGAAAGTTTTTTTGGCACgtttttttccatctcaatCTGTTTTAATTTCTCTGCACATTGTACATGGCCCGCttccatgtttgtctttgtgtccACTATATACATagccttcttttcctttttcctacactgttaaaaaaagcattttgtgttttatatttttgtttacagAGCAAGTTATGAACAAATAGTTTTACTGATTGTAATTCTAAAAGCAGCAAAGCAAAATGCTTTTACTTAAAACTATTTGTCATGCATTTCATcttaatttttttattgtagTGTCCAAATGAAATGGATCTCTTACAGTACTGTTCCTTAATTAAATTTTCTATAAAACAATAATACTTCTGAGGATGATCTCTTAAATGATGCATATTAAACTGACAATTAGAactttaacaataaaaaaatgattttgataTATGCTGAAACTGAACCAGAACTCCAGGCTGCAGGACTGTTGCCAAGTAAAGATGATTTCTGTCCACTATGACATACATCATACACCAGTCAAAGCAAACAGTTACGCATTTTGTTTATTACATGTTGGAAAAATGTCATTAACACATTTGCCTTTATTGTACAAACTTTCACAACAGCCTCCAAATATGTTCAAAAATCAACATGACAGTTGACAAAACTCCACAGTGCCATTTAAAGTCATCTCTACTACAGCAGACATCCTAAAACAGTCCGAGCTAAACAAAGAGAGCCATGCACCAAGGCaagtagaaaaaaagaatgtaatTTGGGGAAAGTAAATCCACGTTTTTTTGCGAATGAGTCAAGCTTTGCatcttaaaaataaagtaaaaaaaaaaaaaaaggaaatgaaatctACAGGAACATGTTAGCATCCGAAGACCTTTGCCTCTACCGTGAAGTGTAAATGAGACTGTTGCAAGGAGCCAGGCAACGTTAGTACGTTCCAAAGATGAATTGGAGAAAAGTCGGATTCGTCCAACTCATCCACGAACGCTGCCCATGATCCATGTGACCAAGCGGAAGCAcgtgaaaaaacacaaaaactgaaATCAGCAGAGTGAATGCTTACTTAAAAACTCACCACAATAAAAAGTATTTCACAATATGAACAGGAATTTtactaaaaagaaaacaaaacttcacATTTAAGAGAGAAAACGTTTGAAAGTAATCTGCATGGATGTGTAGGGGAATTAATAAAACCCATCCGATCACTGATCCAGCCTGGTTCCAGGGCCGACACGCTCCTTTCCTCGGCCAGTGCTGCATCGTCTTACTGCTCAAATTGGAAGTTCTCGTCGCCAACCTCGTCACGCACGAAAAATCCTCCGTCATCATCACCCATTTCAaaaccttcatcctcctcaggGTTGCCTTCCAACTCCTGGCCGTTCTCCTCCTGAGCTTGCAgttcaggctgctgctgctgctcctcctcctcctcctcctccactttgtCCGTCTCCTGCTCCTCCGTCTTTTCGGTTTCTTCGGCCGCTTCCTCTTCCACGACTGGCTCTTTGTCATCAGCTATCGCCTCTGCCTGGCCCTCGGCACCCTCCGCTGCTTCACCCCCCTCTGCTGCTTCAGTTAAGATGGTCTCCTCTGGGTCGTTCTCATCCCTGTCAGTGAACGGATTCTCACCCTGCAAGAGGAATATGGAGCAAAAATATAAACGGGcgtggaagtgaaaatgaagatcaaCAGTACAGACAGATCTTCAACACCAAGCCAAGACAGACCCATCATCTGGCCCGGGTGCACACTAAACGCACAACAAAGCTGCAGCAAGAAGAGTTTCTCGCTCAAACCAGCAGGTGGAGGGAGACCAGACACCAACTATAATTCTCGGTAACATCAATTACTGCCAGCACACAAACTGACCTTCAGGTACTTCTCCAGCTTCATCCCGATGAATTTGTGGTTGAGGATGCTGCGCGCCACAGCCAGACTGGCCTTCTTGGAAAACTCCATCATTTCCTGGAATCAAaccaaaaacagttcagagcaGAGTCACATCATTTTGTGTTATCATTAAAAGACGGGACAATACCTTCCTGTGGTAGTTGTGCTCATGtgatttcatgtgtttttcgATCAGGTGCGGCTGCATGGGAATGAAAATGTCACACGCAACGCAATGGGCAGCTTCCACTTTCTTCAGGAAGTGTTCCATTCCCAGCTCTGAGCAAGAAAAGAGGGGGAAGTCGGTATACAACAGGCAGCAGTAATTCACAGATCAGGTGGGCGCCTAGACTACACCcactgaaaaaaggaaaaataaatcttcATCCGTAGAGCGACTAAAACTGTGAGCACTTTTTGATGAAGCTGACAAAGCTACAAACATCTGAGGTATCACGCCCCTCTGCTTCTCTCACTTGCCCACAAatgaacccccccccccccgaaaAAGTCTTCAACAGGTTCAGCTAAGCACAAGCTCCACAATACCACCTTCTCTTCGTCATCTGTGAGAATGATACAGCGCGACTCACAGGTCAGGCATGCATACTACATTGCTTCTAACTTGAGTTTGTTCCTGGACCTCACCGTCACCCCCGCGATCAACAGTTACAGCGTGAAACCCTGACCATGGTTCTTGCACTCACCCCGGGTGAGATCCTGCTCTTTGTAGAAGTTAGAGATGATGGTGTTGAAGTTCTCCAGCTGGGTAATACGTTCCTCTGTCTTCTTGTACTTGTTAAGCAGATACTCCTGCGGAAGGAAGCAGCCAAACAATATTAGAGACCGAGTTTCACCACATCAAGAATCAGTGAAGACATTCATCCTGAGATCAACTGTTCAGTGACATGGTGCCACTCACTGCATACAAAAACAGAGCTGTTACTAGTATTTACACTAGTAAGTAGTAACACTTTGGATCAACTTTGATGCTACTTCTAGATTATATGATCAGACATTAGAATGACTTTATCATGAGACACGACTGATCGTATTATGACCGAGAGGCGCCACAGTATCTCAAGCGTTATCACTCCAAGGAAGATGGTTGTACAAATAGAGGAAACAGTGTTGACTCAAGTGCTATCTTACAAGGTCAAGGGTTTTCAGGAACCATGATTCAGTGACTGATTCTCTTCAGAGAGGCTGAGACTGACAGTGTTGCTCCAGTCTTTAATGAAGCATACAGTTGTTGCTAAGGTGCTCGTACTTTTCCTACAGGGTTTTGTGGAGAACAGCCAACGCAAACAGCTCTTCTGGAAAGGCTGCTTCAAGTTCCAGATTTATTATTCAAAAATCATTCCAAAGGAAGCACTTACCTCAAGGAAATCTGTTGTGGGCTTAGACAGCTGACTTGCAAGGTACCGAAAGTGTTCCTTATGGAAGCGACTCTGAAGGTGAGCTTCCATCTCATCCTTGTAGAATGACCGGAATTTGCAGAGCGAGCAAGCGTACGTCATTCTGCAGGAAGAGCAGCATAAAAGAGTTACAAACCGAGAACCATCAATGCCTTCTTGCCAATTACAGCATAGGGAAACATCACCTGTCCAAAAAGCCTCTCTTCTTTTTCGCCTTCTGTGCTTTTTCCTGTTGCTTCTGCTTCCCCTGCTTTTTCTTTCCCTGAGCATCTTCGGCCTTCTCCTCCCCTGGTCACAATAAGAGCATCCCTTGAGTCAACTTCATCTTAAGGACTCAAATTCTCTGCATAGCAGGTAAACAGCCCTGCAACAATCATCAAGTTAACTAACCATCTTCCCCATCCGCTGCAGGTTTTGCCTCCTGTTTGGcacaagaaagaaaagcagagagaTAAGTACAGAAAACACAATTACACAAAAAAACGCCACCTTAACAGCAGCACAATGGGATTTGTTTCATGACCATTGTAGTTTCACATATAGCTGGGgtttgaaacattttaaaaatctcATCTGCAGAAACGTTTATTACATTGTTAACATTATTGTGTTGAGGTGTCAACCCTTTTTTGCAACCTCAAGCATCAAAGAACAAGAGCACATTAGGCCTGGAAAAGCTCACCACATACAGCTAAAATATCTGTCAGTGGCTTTATTCAAGTCGTGCTGGAGCTGAAACTAGAGATCTACACAGTTGGGACCGGAACATACAGAGAACAAGACTTTGACTGCCCAAAACCAAGTCGAGACCACGACCAATGAGGGAGGCGAGACAAAGACGGAGACCAAACATACTCTTAGTTATTTCGTACCAcagtcatttttacattcactAAAGGAGTCATGTTTGACGGCATTGGCTTGTCTgtgtttcaaaataacttgagaaGTCAGagatggatttggatgaaatattcaggaacTGCGAAATGGGACAAAGACATGAGAAGATAaatcaaactgaaatgaaatcatCTGTAATCAGTTTGTTCTCAGTCTGGGTCCCGATATGCTCTAGTCTTTGGCATGAGCTCACCACACAAAACTCACATCAGTTTCGGTCTTCTGGTCGTCATCGGCCTCATCTCCATTTTTATTGGTTTGCTCTGgtgggtggaggaaaaaaaatcccttgtCATCAACCAATCAGACCATCGTGACAAGCATCCATTATGTTGTCcattggcacacacacacaaaaaaataaccaAACATCTGAATTACCATCAGCATccttctcctgcgcctcctcGCCCTCTTCTTTGATCATCTTTGACTCGGGCTCCTCGGCTCCGTCAGggctctccttcctcttcttttggGGGTTGTTCTGCTGCTGTAGTCAGAATAGAAGTCAATACAAAGTATCCCCCTGCCAACTAATAATCCCAACTCTGTTGTACCTTAAAACAGGAGAAATGAAAGTTACATtgaaacttctttttttaatgttaaattaTCCATACAGTTTTCAGTGTGATTCAGGAGTACAGGACACCTAAGAATAGGAACTGTTGTGAAGTACAGATTCTTCTAACCTGGACCTTATAATGACAGAACATGCAGTGAATGACCCGGGCACCATAACAAGAAAATATTagtcatttaaatacaaaacCATTTGACAGATAGCGTTCTTTAACACAGCACAGTGGTCTAAAATCAAGGGTAAAGTCAGGTACAGCAGCTCATCAATCAGCATCTTAAGAATGGGAGGGCGGGGGCGCCGTCAAGGCCAAAGAACGGGCTGTTTAGCTTCATGGGGCAGCTCTGACCACATCAAATAAAGGCAGAGAGGACTGCGAGTCGGTGTCAAACTGGACGATTTAGTGACACGTTTACTTAAAGTGGCATGTAGCAGGCACTGGTCTGCAAGCCCTGCTCGGGTTGAGGGCGTCAGAAAGGGCTTAATCTATGCCCCATATCTGAGTGTTTAACTGGCTGGAGGTACTTACTTTGTTGAGGGGTCTCTTGCGGCCCCGCTGGCGGCCAGCCCGTGGGCCTCCTCCAAAATGCCTCCCAGGGAAGTCGTGAGGCCCTTGATTGGAGCCACGATGGAAACCCCCACTCATGGGGTACAGGCGGTCAGACAGGAGGGATGGGAGCTTGCCTCTACCACCGCCACCTACAGGAGTGGGGTCAGACCTGCGGTCTCCATACCCTCCTCGACCACCGCCACCCCTTCTGGGTGAACGTCTGCCTGCTCCAGGCCatcctccacctccatctccgGAACTTCCTCCGATGAAGGACTCCCTCATATTCTGTCGCATTTTAGCGAGCCCATAGGAAGAGGAAGGGCTGTCGTAGCCTCCTCCCCCTAGGCCGCCTCGCTGACCCAACATCATGTCCCCGCGGCCATCATAACCATAGTTTCCACCACCAGATCTATAGAGATCTCGGGAGGTGTAAGCGGAGGATTGCGAGTCGTAAGACTCGTACTGGTCATACCtgcgagagggagggagggagagagtgaTAGAAAACAGTCGGGAGCAATGGAGGCAGGGAGGGTACTCAGGTTTGAATTT includes:
- the akap8l gene encoding A-kinase anchor protein 8-like isoform X2, yielding MDDRGYGSGFSNWGGGSGNRGSGQYDSYGDDSGYDGFGQMKRGLSGGSMMSSGAHADAVIAKINQRLDMLSQMEGNMKRDRYDQYESYDSQSSAYTSRDLYRSGGGNYGYDGRGDMMLGQRGGLGGGGYDSPSSSYGLAKMRQNMRESFIGGSSGDGGGGWPGAGRRSPRRGGGGRGGYGDRRSDPTPVGGGGRGKLPSLLSDRLYPMSGGFHRGSNQGPHDFPGRHFGGGPRAGRQRGRKRPLNKQNNPQKKRKESPDGAEEPESKMIKEEGEEAQEKDADEQTNKNGDEADDDQKTETDEAKPAADGEDGEEKAEDAQGKKKQGKQKQQEKAQKAKKKRGFLDRMTYACSLCKFRSFYKDEMEAHLQSRFHKEHFRYLASQLSKPTTDFLEEYLLNKYKKTEERITQLENFNTIISNFYKEQDLTRELGMEHFLKKVEAAHCVACDIFIPMQPHLIEKHMKSHEHNYHRKEMMEFSKKASLAVARSILNHKFIGMKLEKYLKGENPFTDRDENDPEETILTEAAEGGEAAEGAEGQAEAIADDKEPVVEEEAAEETEKTEEQETDKVEEEEEEEQQQQPELQAQEENGQELEGNPEEDEGFEMGDDDGGFFVRDEVGDENFQFEQ
- the akap8l gene encoding A-kinase anchor protein 8-like isoform X1 is translated as MDDRGYGSGFSNWGGGSGNRGSGQYDSYGDDSGYDGFGQMKRGLSGGSMMSSGAHADAVIAKINQRLDMLSQMEGNMKRDRYDQYESYDSQSSAYTSRDLYRSGGGNYGYDGRGDMMLGQRGGLGGGGYDSPSSSYGLAKMRQNMRESFIGGSSGDGGGGWPGAGRRSPRRGGGGRGGYGDRRSDPTPVGGGGRGKLPSLLSDRLYPMSGGFHRGSNQGPHDFPGRHFGGGPRAGRQRGRKRPLNKQQNNPQKKRKESPDGAEEPESKMIKEEGEEAQEKDADEQTNKNGDEADDDQKTETDEAKPAADGEDGEEKAEDAQGKKKQGKQKQQEKAQKAKKKRGFLDRMTYACSLCKFRSFYKDEMEAHLQSRFHKEHFRYLASQLSKPTTDFLEEYLLNKYKKTEERITQLENFNTIISNFYKEQDLTRELGMEHFLKKVEAAHCVACDIFIPMQPHLIEKHMKSHEHNYHRKEMMEFSKKASLAVARSILNHKFIGMKLEKYLKGENPFTDRDENDPEETILTEAAEGGEAAEGAEGQAEAIADDKEPVVEEEAAEETEKTEEQETDKVEEEEEEEQQQQPELQAQEENGQELEGNPEEDEGFEMGDDDGGFFVRDEVGDENFQFEQ